Proteins encoded together in one Stutzerimonas stutzeri window:
- a CDS encoding alpha/beta hydrolase family protein, whose product MKSPRNDSSMLHPSAEVLPYGFWPSDWSAEAAAAASRDFAELRAGQGGLFWIEYDPAEGRCSLWFWQAGHARCLTPAGYSVRSRVYEYGGGAFCLTGQGLAFVNEADQQIYLQTLADPEATSLSAALTERPGCRYGDLQYDPKGAAVIALEESSEDNGIVHRLVAFTLSDGARRILVEGADFYSSPILAPDGRRLAWIEWDRPEQPWTSTRLCVAERQADGGWGAVRCVAGGAGGESLQQPRFTEHGQLICLSDRLGYWQPWAEVDGAWALHPLIAVESEATRNFDCAPAPWQLGTSSYVPLADGGLLLTHMVDGYGWLFEHGAGGGQQLASAFSRCRQLTADATHLFCIAGATQRAPAVLAIDRANGSVRVLAGGATPLAAPQVSCPQAMRFPTGNGETAHAFFYTPRNTNCRGEHGTLPPLVVFIHGGPTSACYPVFDPRIQFWTQRGFAVVDVNYRGSSGFGRAYRQRLREQWGVVDVEDACQAARALAQQGAIDPQRVFIRGSSAGGYTALSALVATDLFRGGASLYGVSDPLALRRVTHKFEGDYLDWLIGDPQRVPERFRERAPLHNAERIAAPVLFLQGGQDAVVLPEQTQSMVAALQRRGVEVQYRLYPDERHGFRQAANLADALERELRFYQGLL is encoded by the coding sequence ATGAAATCGCCCCGCAACGATTCGTCCATGCTTCATCCATCCGCCGAGGTGCTGCCCTATGGCTTCTGGCCCAGCGACTGGAGTGCCGAAGCCGCTGCGGCCGCTAGCCGGGACTTCGCCGAGTTGCGGGCCGGGCAGGGTGGGTTGTTCTGGATCGAGTACGACCCCGCCGAGGGTCGCTGCAGCCTGTGGTTCTGGCAGGCCGGCCACGCGCGCTGCCTGACGCCAGCCGGCTACTCGGTACGCAGTCGCGTCTATGAATACGGCGGCGGCGCGTTCTGCCTTACCGGGCAGGGGCTCGCCTTCGTTAACGAGGCGGACCAGCAGATCTACCTGCAAACGCTGGCTGACCCGGAAGCCACATCCTTGTCTGCAGCGCTGACCGAGCGTCCCGGCTGCCGTTACGGTGATCTGCAGTACGACCCCAAGGGCGCGGCCGTCATCGCCCTGGAGGAGTCCAGCGAAGACAACGGTATCGTGCACCGGCTGGTGGCCTTCACGCTGTCCGACGGCGCTCGCCGTATCCTCGTCGAAGGGGCCGACTTCTACTCGTCGCCCATATTGGCTCCGGATGGTCGACGGTTGGCCTGGATCGAGTGGGATCGCCCGGAGCAGCCCTGGACCTCGACCCGTCTGTGCGTCGCCGAGCGTCAGGCAGACGGGGGCTGGGGCGCGGTGAGGTGCGTGGCTGGCGGCGCGGGTGGGGAGTCGCTGCAGCAACCGCGCTTCACCGAACACGGTCAGCTGATCTGTCTCAGTGACCGGTTGGGCTACTGGCAGCCCTGGGCCGAGGTCGACGGTGCGTGGGCATTGCATCCGCTAATCGCAGTGGAGTCGGAGGCGACACGTAATTTCGACTGCGCGCCTGCGCCCTGGCAGCTGGGGACCAGCAGCTATGTGCCGCTGGCGGACGGCGGCCTGCTGTTGACCCATATGGTCGACGGCTACGGTTGGCTGTTCGAACACGGCGCCGGAGGCGGGCAGCAGTTGGCCAGTGCGTTCAGCCGCTGCCGCCAGCTCACTGCGGACGCCACCCACCTGTTCTGCATCGCGGGTGCAACGCAGCGCGCGCCGGCGGTGCTGGCCATTGACCGGGCCAACGGCTCGGTGCGGGTTCTGGCCGGCGGAGCGACTCCGCTTGCCGCGCCACAGGTTTCGTGCCCGCAGGCCATGCGATTCCCGACCGGCAATGGTGAAACCGCCCATGCGTTCTTCTATACGCCGCGCAACACGAACTGCCGCGGCGAGCACGGTACATTGCCACCGCTGGTGGTGTTCATCCATGGCGGACCGACGTCGGCGTGCTACCCGGTGTTCGACCCGCGCATCCAGTTCTGGACGCAGCGCGGCTTCGCCGTGGTGGACGTCAACTACCGCGGCAGCAGCGGGTTCGGCCGGGCCTACCGACAACGCCTGCGCGAGCAATGGGGTGTGGTGGATGTGGAAGACGCCTGCCAGGCGGCCCGCGCACTGGCGCAGCAGGGCGCTATCGATCCGCAGCGGGTGTTCATCCGTGGCTCCAGCGCCGGCGGCTACACCGCCCTCAGCGCACTGGTGGCGACCGATCTGTTTCGCGGCGGCGCCAGTCTGTATGGCGTCAGCGACCCCCTGGCGCTGCGCCGGGTCACCCACAAGTTCGAAGGCGACTATCTGGATTGGCTGATCGGTGATCCGCAGCGGGTGCCGGAGCGCTTTCGCGAGCGCGCGCCGCTGCATAACGCCGAGCGCATCGCCGCACCGGTGCTCTTCCTGCAGGGCGGGCAGGACGCCGTGGTGCTACCCGAGCAAACCCAATCGATGGTGGCAGCATTGCAGAGGCGCGGCGTCGAGGTGCAGTACCGTCTCTACCCGGACGAACGCCACGGCTTTCGTCAGGCTGCCAACCTGGCGGATGCGCTCGAGCGCGAGCTGCGCTTCTACCAAGGGCTGCTGTAG
- the ercA gene encoding alcohol dehydrogenase-like regulatory protein ErcA, with protein MSPNISLQRKFVSPEIIFGAGCRHSVGTCAGNFGARKVLVVSDPGVVKAGWVADVQASLARQGIEHCLFTDVSPNPRCEEVMLGAELYRSEGCNVIVAVGGGSPMDCAKGIGIVAAHGRHIYEFEGVDTLRVPSPPLILIPTTAGTSADVSQFVIISNQEERMKFSIVSKAAVPDVSLIDPETTLSMDPFLSACTGIDALVHAIEAFVSTGHGPLTDPHALEAMRLINGNLVQMIANPADIALREQIMLGSMQAGLAFSNAILGAVHAMSHSLGGYLDLPHGVCNAVLVEHVVAFNYDAAPDRYRIVAETLGIDSRGLSHRQVRERLVQHLIDLKQRIGFRETLSLHGVNLSDIPFLSQHAMQDPCILTNPRSSTQRDVEVVYAEAL; from the coding sequence ATGAGCCCGAATATCAGCCTCCAGCGCAAGTTCGTCTCCCCTGAAATCATCTTTGGTGCCGGCTGCCGCCATAGCGTGGGCACCTGCGCGGGCAATTTCGGCGCGCGCAAGGTGCTGGTGGTTTCCGATCCGGGGGTGGTCAAGGCCGGCTGGGTGGCCGATGTGCAGGCCAGCCTCGCTCGACAGGGCATCGAGCACTGCCTGTTCACCGACGTTTCGCCCAATCCGCGCTGCGAAGAGGTGATGCTCGGTGCCGAGCTGTATCGCAGCGAGGGCTGCAACGTGATCGTTGCAGTCGGCGGCGGCAGCCCGATGGATTGCGCCAAGGGCATCGGCATCGTGGCCGCGCATGGGCGGCATATCTATGAATTCGAGGGCGTCGACACCCTGCGCGTGCCCAGCCCGCCGTTGATCCTGATTCCCACCACCGCCGGCACCTCGGCGGATGTGTCGCAGTTCGTGATCATTTCCAATCAGGAAGAGCGGATGAAGTTCTCGATCGTCAGCAAGGCCGCCGTGCCGGATGTTTCGCTGATCGATCCGGAAACCACGCTCAGCATGGACCCGTTTCTCTCCGCCTGCACCGGTATCGATGCGCTGGTGCATGCCATCGAGGCCTTCGTTTCCACCGGCCACGGCCCGCTGACCGACCCCCACGCGCTGGAGGCCATGCGGCTGATCAACGGCAATCTGGTGCAGATGATCGCCAATCCGGCGGACATCGCGCTGCGCGAGCAGATCATGCTCGGCAGCATGCAGGCCGGGCTGGCCTTCTCCAATGCCATCCTCGGCGCCGTGCATGCCATGTCCCACAGCCTCGGCGGCTATCTGGACCTGCCCCACGGCGTATGCAATGCCGTGCTGGTCGAGCATGTGGTGGCCTTCAACTACGACGCTGCACCTGATCGCTACCGGATAGTCGCCGAGACCCTCGGCATCGATTCACGCGGGCTGAGCCATCGACAGGTGCGCGAGCGGCTGGTGCAGCATCTGATCGATCTCAAGCAGCGCATCGGCTTCCGCGAAACCCTGAGCCTGCACGGCGTGAACCTCTCCGATATCCCGTTCCTCTCGCAACACGCCATGCAGGACCCCTGCATCCTGACCAATCCACGCTCGTCGACGCAGCGGGACGTCGAGGTGGTCTATGCCGAAGCCCTCTGA
- a CDS encoding NahK/ErcS family hybrid sensor histidine kinase/response regulator encodes MPKPSDDQHQALTQLLGFGSHSARKSHYPELLARLEELEAERNRYKWLFEHAVHGIFQASLQEGIRAANPALARMLGYEGPEEALWALTDLSHHLFIGGEDELRQIRHTLSQQHGLFGYETRLRRKDGSAIYVVMNLLLKPDEDGLVEGFVADVTERKLAQLRLLQLNEELERRVAERTCELREARDAAEAANLSKDKYLAAASHDLLQPLNAARLLISTLRERALPQGERHLVERAHQALEGAEDLLTDLLDISKLDQAAIKPDIDIYTLDDVLLPLVSEFQPVAAAAGLRLKHHVPRFAVRTDFRLLTRILRNFLSNACRYTDSGGVLIGARKHAGALRIEVWDTGRGIPPEELQAIFLEFNQLGIGRSTKRSGVGLGLAIVDRIANMLDYPVLVRSRPGRGSVFSIDVPLADASPRERIATPVSLPQLGDPLPGRRLLVIDNEESILLSMTALLEQWGCEVLTATDTQSALLALDGRAPDAVLADYHLDGGLTGWDVVLTVRERFGQALPVVMITADRSDECRQQLQGCGVPVLNKPVKPGKMRSVLSHLLAGNSSAVGLEAS; translated from the coding sequence ATGCCGAAGCCCTCTGATGATCAGCATCAGGCACTGACGCAACTGCTCGGCTTCGGCAGTCATTCGGCACGCAAGAGCCACTACCCCGAGCTGCTGGCACGCCTGGAAGAGCTGGAAGCCGAACGCAATCGCTACAAATGGCTGTTCGAGCATGCGGTGCATGGCATCTTCCAGGCCAGCCTGCAGGAAGGCATCCGCGCAGCCAATCCGGCGCTGGCGCGAATGCTTGGCTATGAAGGTCCGGAAGAGGCGCTCTGGGCGCTGACCGATCTGTCACACCATCTGTTCATCGGCGGCGAGGACGAGCTGCGGCAGATCCGCCACACCCTGAGCCAGCAGCACGGGCTGTTCGGTTACGAAACACGCCTGCGCCGCAAGGATGGCAGCGCCATCTACGTGGTGATGAACCTGCTGCTCAAACCGGACGAGGACGGCCTGGTGGAAGGCTTCGTCGCCGACGTCACCGAGCGCAAGCTCGCCCAGCTGCGCCTGTTGCAGCTCAATGAGGAGCTGGAGCGTCGCGTCGCCGAGCGCACCTGCGAACTGCGCGAGGCGCGAGATGCGGCGGAGGCCGCCAACCTCAGCAAGGACAAGTATCTCGCTGCTGCCAGCCACGACCTGCTGCAGCCGCTCAACGCTGCGCGGTTGCTCATCTCGACGCTGCGCGAGCGTGCCCTGCCGCAAGGCGAGCGCCATCTGGTCGAGCGTGCGCACCAGGCGCTGGAGGGCGCCGAGGATCTGCTGACCGACCTGCTCGATATTTCCAAGCTCGACCAGGCGGCCATCAAACCGGACATCGACATCTACACGCTGGACGATGTCCTGTTGCCGCTGGTTTCCGAATTCCAACCGGTGGCCGCTGCCGCCGGGCTTCGCTTGAAGCACCACGTTCCGCGCTTCGCCGTTAGAACGGACTTCCGCCTGCTGACACGGATTCTGCGCAATTTCCTCAGCAACGCCTGCCGCTATACCGACAGCGGCGGTGTGCTGATCGGCGCACGCAAACATGCCGGCGCGCTGCGCATCGAGGTCTGGGACACCGGAAGGGGAATCCCCCCCGAAGAGTTGCAGGCGATCTTCCTCGAGTTCAATCAGCTGGGCATCGGCAGATCGACCAAACGCAGCGGGGTGGGGCTGGGGCTGGCGATCGTCGATCGTATTGCCAACATGCTCGACTACCCTGTGCTGGTGCGTTCACGACCGGGCCGTGGCTCGGTGTTCAGCATCGACGTCCCGCTGGCCGACGCCTCGCCGCGCGAGCGCATCGCCACGCCAGTGAGCCTGCCGCAGTTGGGCGATCCGCTGCCAGGGCGACGGCTGCTGGTGATCGACAACGAGGAGAGCATTCTATTGAGCATGACCGCGCTGCTGGAGCAGTGGGGTTGCGAAGTGCTCACGGCTACCGACACGCAGAGCGCCCTGCTTGCGCTGGACGGACGGGCACCAGATGCGGTCCTCGCCGATTACCACCTGGACGGCGGCCTTACCGGCTGGGATGTGGTGTTGACGGTGCGCGAACGGTTCGGCCAGGCGCTGCCGGTGGTGATGATCACCGCTGATCGCAGCGACGAGTGCCGTCAGCAGTTGCAGGGCTGTGGTGTGCCGGTGCTGAACAAGCCGGTCAAGCCCGGCAAGATGCGCTCGGTACTCAGCCATCTGCTCGCAGGCAATTCATCCGCGGTGGGGCTGGAAGCGAGCTGA
- a CDS encoding TolC family protein encodes MMIRFFRMGRALLVVLPLFAFWLPGTATGLTFDEALRLAGQHAPSLSAEAARVQAVRSEAIAAGELPDPKLLLGVQSLPIEGSERWSLNDDGMTMRMVGLMQEMPNREKRRARADVAHAAIGRAEAAREIEALKVRLVTAQAWIASHAVERKLHLFGELRAENRLLAEAVRARLAGGRGQLTDQVAARQEAAQLAERQDELEQQRRLARAALLRWVGAEGNQPLSGELPSWPIERQTLLHQFERHPQLSAFAPMAREAQARIREATAEKRGDWTWEVAYLKRGREFGDMLNLEFSFDLPVFQRSRQNPRIAARHAELNRLEAEREAVAREIAEQLEAELAELARLQRALARSGELQLPLAREKVELAMSSYRAGRGDLDALLAARNELIEARLKHIDLQGLEAIARTRLHLAYGEAK; translated from the coding sequence ATGATGATCCGATTCTTTCGCATGGGCCGAGCGCTGCTGGTCGTGCTTCCCTTGTTCGCCTTTTGGCTGCCCGGCACGGCTACCGGCCTGACCTTCGACGAGGCGCTGCGTCTGGCCGGCCAGCACGCGCCGTCGCTGAGTGCCGAGGCGGCCCGCGTGCAGGCCGTGCGCAGCGAAGCCATTGCCGCCGGCGAACTGCCCGACCCGAAACTGCTGCTTGGCGTACAGAGCCTGCCTATCGAGGGCTCCGAGCGCTGGAGCCTCAACGACGATGGCATGACCATGCGCATGGTCGGCCTGATGCAGGAGATGCCCAACCGCGAAAAGCGTCGGGCACGCGCCGACGTCGCCCATGCCGCAATCGGCCGCGCCGAGGCTGCACGCGAGATCGAGGCGCTGAAGGTGCGCCTGGTCACGGCCCAGGCGTGGATCGCCAGCCACGCGGTGGAACGCAAGCTGCACCTGTTTGGCGAGCTGCGGGCTGAGAATCGCCTGCTCGCCGAGGCGGTTCGCGCGCGCCTCGCCGGTGGACGTGGTCAGCTGACCGACCAGGTCGCGGCGCGCCAGGAGGCGGCCCAGCTCGCCGAACGCCAGGATGAGCTGGAGCAGCAGCGCCGCCTGGCCCGCGCCGCACTGCTGCGCTGGGTTGGCGCCGAGGGCAATCAGCCGCTGAGCGGCGAGTTGCCCAGCTGGCCCATCGAGCGCCAGACGCTGCTCCATCAGTTCGAGCGGCATCCGCAACTCAGCGCCTTTGCCCCGATGGCCCGCGAAGCCCAGGCGCGCATCCGCGAGGCCACCGCTGAGAAGAGGGGTGACTGGACCTGGGAGGTCGCCTACCTCAAGCGTGGTCGCGAATTCGGCGACATGCTCAACCTGGAATTCAGCTTCGACCTGCCGGTATTCCAGCGCAGCCGGCAGAACCCGCGGATCGCCGCACGCCACGCCGAGCTCAACCGGTTGGAGGCCGAGCGCGAGGCCGTGGCGCGCGAGATTGCCGAGCAACTGGAGGCCGAGCTCGCCGAGCTGGCGCGGCTGCAGCGCGCGCTGGCGCGCAGTGGCGAGCTGCAACTGCCGCTGGCTCGCGAGAAGGTCGAGTTGGCGATGAGCAGCTACCGCGCCGGCCGCGGCGATCTGGATGCGCTGCTCGCCGCACGCAACGAGCTGATCGAAGCCCGTCTGAAGCACATCGACCTGCAAGGGCTGGAGGCCATCGCCCGGACCCGTCTGCACCTCGCCTACGGAGAAGCCAAATGA